A single Vanacampus margaritifer isolate UIUO_Vmar chromosome 7, RoL_Vmar_1.0, whole genome shotgun sequence DNA region contains:
- the LOC144055498 gene encoding protein ELFN1-like yields the protein MDTATTSHRARRPKQNANGGFWLVGWLALLSAARLPAATADCWLIEGEKGFVWLAICSMNQPPYEAIPAHINSTIVDLRLNENKIRSVHYSSLSRFGNLTYLNLTKNDISYVEDGAFSAQFNLQVLQMGFNKLRNLTEGMLRGLGKLQYLYLQANLIESVVPNTFWECPNIENIDLSMNRIQVLDGSLFSGLSKLSTCELYTNPFNCSCELLPFLRWLAAFPNRTSERMACDAPHGFSGYNLLSPNPRAPSQRNALHVLGLVCTEDGSNSTAFDFNGLLDATTPSPDFSPCGLDDCASGTPPDEVVYHTIFTEINPVMTLKQVLHSSAVITVEIPHPYRKMYILMLYNNSFFTDIQNLKYQRQDIELTNLKANTDYTYCVASIRNSLRFNHTCLTLSTGRGARTERVANQSSATHYIMTILGCLFGMLLFLGLVVHCLRRKRITEEKERKMSRIQRTLIELKYGDQGDIEGGSGGPGSHKLPPGGDSLSRMPYLPPGTEIDPYQLQEVVETPAHKPAKLNYMEVRGSGVEREREREREREREREREREREMSPQANPQGSVAEISTIAKEVDKVNQIINNCIDALKSESTSFQQGIKSPTSAGGGSVSTAEPQLVLLSEQAGDRGGEFLSPVYKGGGGGRGYHHSLQRHHSMEAPATSKRPSTSSSPGSARSPRSFHSDGAYHTSETRYIERSSPGDRGGGDEPVHTVNPAAAILRAEAQRIRQYHEHRHSYPGSQELQHHPQILQELHYHPGGRKPSVLDPLTLSRHAKQRELAYSQLAPHYALSPQYHNLSYCSSPEEDEEEEEEEGLLCTPTLGLWERFKLHRKRHRQASMEDEGYVAAGHALRRKVQFAKDEDLHDILDYWKGVSAQQKA from the exons ATGGATACGGCGACGACGTCTCATCGGGCCCGGCGGCCGAAACAAAACGCCAACGGGGGGTTCTGGTTGGTGGGCTGGCTGGCGCTGCTGTCGGCGGCGCGGTTGCCGGCGGCGACGGCCGACTGCTGGCTCATCGAGGGCGAGAAGGGCTTCGTGTGGTTGGCCATCTGCAGCATGAACCAGCCGCCCTACGAGGCCATCCCGGCCCACATCAACAG CACTATCGTGGATCTGAGGCTGAACGAGAACAAGATCCGCTCGGTGCACTACTCGTCGCTCAGCCGCTTCGGCAACCTCACCTACCTGAACCTCACCAAGAACGACATCAGTTACGTGGAAGACGGCGCCTTCTCGGCGCAGTTCAACCTGCAG GTTCTCCAGATGGGCTTCAACAAACTTCGGAACCTGACGGAGGGGATGCTGCGGGGCCTGGGAAAGCTGCAGTACCTTTACCTGCAGGCCAACCTCATCGAAAGCGTCGTACCCAACACCTTCTGGGAGTGTCCCAACATCGAGAACATCGACCTCTCCATGAACAG GATCCAGGTGCTGGATGGCAGTTTGTTCTCGGGCCTCTCCAAGCTGAGCACGTGCGAGCTGTACACCAACCCCTTCAACTGCTCCTGCGAACTTCTGCCCTTCCTGCGTTGGCTGGCCGCCTTCCCCAACCGGACCAGCGAGCGCATGGCGTGCGACGCCCCCCACGGCTTCTCGGGCTACAACCTGCTGAGCCCCAACCCCCGCGCGCCGTCCCAACGCAACGCCCTGCACGTGCTGGGCTTGGTGTGCACCGAGGACGGCAGCAACTCCACTGCCTTCGACTTCAACGGCCTGCTGGACGCCACCACGCCGTCGCCGGACTTCTCCCCGTGCGGACTGGACGACTGCGCTTCGGGAACGCCGCCCGACGAGGTCGTCTACCACACCATCTTCACCGAGATCAACCCCGTCATGACGCTGAAGCAGGTGCTGCACTCCAGCGCCGTGATCACGGTGGAGATCCCGCACCCGTACCGGAAGATGTACATCCTGATGTTGTACAACAACAGCTTCTTCACCGACATCCAGAACCTCAAGTACCAGAGACAGGACATCGAACTGACCAACCTGAAAGCGAACACGGACTACACGTACTGCGTGGCCTCCATACGCAACTCCCTACGTTTTAACCATACCTGCCTGACCCTCTCCACGGGTCGCGGGGCCAGAACGGAACGCGTGGCCAATCAGTCGTCGGCCACCCACTACATCATGACCATCCTGGGCTGCCTGTTCGGAATGCTGCTCTTCCTCGGCCTGGTCGTCCACTGCCTGAGACGCAAGAGGATCACGGAGGAGAAAGAGCGCAAGATGAGCCGGATCCAGAGGACCCTGATCGAGCTCAAGTATGGCGACCAAGGGGATATCGAGGGGGGCAGCGGCGGTCCCGGTTCTCACAAGCTACCCCCCGGTGGGGACAGTCTCTCCAGGATGCCCTACCTGCCTCCGGGCACCGAGATCGATCCCTACCAGCTGCAGGAGGTGGTAGAGACCCCGGCGCACAAGCCCGCCAAGCTCAACTACATGGAGGTGCGAGGGTCCGGTGtggagagggagcgagagagggagcgagagagggagcgagagagggagcgagagagggagcgagagatGTCGCCGCAGGCCAACCCCCAGGGATCGGTGGCCGAGATCTCCACCATCGCCAAGGAAGTGGACAAGGTCAACCAGATCATCAACAACTGCATCGACGCCCTCAAATCAGAGTCGACTTCCTTCCAGCAGGGCATCAAGTCCCCCACCTCAGCCGGTGGGGGTTCCGTGTCCACCGCCGAGCCGCAGCTGGTGCTCCTCTCTGAGCAGGCGGGAGACAGAGGAGGCGAGTTCCTCTCCCCAGTCTACAAAGGCGGGGGAGGGGGCCGAGGCTACCACCATTCCTTGCAGCGGCACCATAGCATGGAAGCTCCTGCGACCTCCAAGAGGCCCAGCACCTCCTCGTCCCCTGGTTCGGCCAGGAGTCCCCGTTCCTTCCACTCGGATGGGGCCTACCACACCTCCGAGACTCGCTACATTGAGAGGAGCTCGCCGGGTGACCGCGGCGGCGGCGATGAACCGGTCCATACAGTCAACCCGGCGGCGGCCATCCTGCGAGCTGAGGCCCAGAGGATCCGGCAGTACCACGAGCACCGCCATTCGTACCCTGGCTCCCAGGAACTGCAGCACCACCCACAGATCTTGCAGGAGCTCCACTACCACCCCGGGGGACGCAAGCCCTCAGTCCTCGACCCGCTCACCCTCAGCCGGCATGCCAAGCAGAGGGAGCTGGCATACTCCCAGCTGGCCCCCCACTACGCCCTGTCCCCCCAGTACCACAACCTCAGCTACTGCTCCAGCCCggaagaggacgaggaggaggaagaagaggaagggcTCCTGTGCACCCCCACTCTGGGCCTGTGGGAGCGCTTCAAGCTGCATCGCAAGAGACACCGGCAGGCGTCCATGGAGGACGAAGGCTACGTGGCGGCCGGCCACGCCCTGCGCCGCAAAGTCCAGTTCGCGAAGGACGAGGATCTGCACGACATTTTGGACTATTGGAAGGGGGTCTCGGCGCAACAGAAGGCCTGA